The stretch of DNA TTTCCTTTGAAAATTATGGTGCCGTCATCGGGTTGATATATACCAGCCAGTATTTTCATTAATGTTGATTTACCGGCGCCATTCTCTCCCATTAATGCATGAACTGTCCCTTTT from Petroclostridium xylanilyticum encodes:
- a CDS encoding ATP-binding cassette domain-containing protein; translation: MTKEYILEMSNISKSFPGVKALDNVQLKIRKGTVHALMGENGAGKSTLMKILAGIYQPDDGTIIFKG